The proteins below come from a single Cetobacterium somerae ATCC BAA-474 genomic window:
- a CDS encoding ABC transporter substrate-binding protein, translating into MKRYLCLILFTLTITLTFGEVETYLEEIPFNEYSDLNKDNIINSNNDEIKIVQAVKIATVDPILMKDQYSMRVVDYLYDTLFNYNEKGEVVPNLVEKWEWKDDRVLELKLREDVYFQNGDKMSAKDVKESFERMLKSGVFKDFFNDIQNIKIIDINTIEIKLRGKNNLFLSMLTYYMCSITKYENGIIYGTGPYKLDKITSKEVILSKNDKYFKKNPGPFKIEILSEISDRKRALLYFNEDVDVVLDLSPKQIEELQKEGLIDKNAILKKTKELDTVAIIFGNKNKIFTDKKNRQVIESAIDKDEILKNIFKEKSVSTFFPESLFESKLSIVRKSSFSIDDLNKSSVKNKKIEITVLNDDISIKIANSLKKQLELKGVLVEVVPYQQEAYLMKLENQDYEIAIYSVLFDEKYLIYNLGKVMVHDIGDQDMYNASLPFLEILKDEEEKENRDKIYDKIVFLISKNIPYIPLIHREKIAVENGKSNILLK; encoded by the coding sequence TTGAAAAGATATTTATGCTTAATTTTATTTACTCTGACAATAACCTTAACTTTTGGAGAAGTGGAAACTTATTTAGAAGAGATACCATTTAATGAGTATAGTGATTTAAATAAAGATAATATAATTAATAGTAATAATGATGAAATAAAAATAGTGCAAGCAGTTAAAATAGCAACTGTAGATCCTATTTTAATGAAGGATCAGTATTCAATGAGAGTTGTAGACTATCTTTATGATACATTATTTAATTATAATGAAAAAGGTGAAGTTGTTCCAAATTTAGTTGAAAAATGGGAATGGAAAGATGACAGAGTTTTAGAACTTAAGTTAAGAGAAGATGTTTATTTTCAAAATGGGGATAAAATGTCAGCAAAAGATGTAAAAGAATCTTTTGAGAGGATGTTAAAAAGTGGTGTTTTTAAAGATTTTTTTAATGATATTCAAAATATAAAAATTATAGATATAAATACAATAGAGATAAAGTTAAGAGGAAAAAATAATCTTTTTTTATCAATGTTGACTTATTATATGTGTTCAATAACTAAGTATGAAAATGGAATTATTTATGGAACTGGGCCATATAAATTGGATAAAATAACAAGTAAAGAGGTTATTTTATCTAAGAATGATAAATATTTTAAGAAAAATCCAGGTCCTTTTAAAATAGAGATTTTATCAGAGATAAGTGATAGAAAAAGAGCACTTTTATATTTTAATGAGGATGTTGATGTTGTTTTAGATTTGAGTCCAAAACAAATAGAAGAACTTCAAAAAGAAGGACTTATTGATAAGAATGCAATATTAAAAAAGACAAAAGAGTTGGATACAGTTGCAATAATATTTGGAAATAAAAATAAAATTTTTACAGATAAAAAAAATAGACAAGTTATAGAAAGTGCTATCGATAAGGATGAAATTTTGAAAAATATTTTTAAAGAAAAATCTGTAAGTACATTCTTTCCAGAAAGTTTGTTTGAGTCAAAGTTATCTATTGTAAGAAAAAGTAGTTTTTCAATTGATGATTTAAATAAAAGTAGTGTAAAAAATAAAAAAATAGAGATAACTGTTTTAAATGACGATATTTCTATAAAAATTGCTAATAGTTTGAAAAAACAATTAGAATTAAAAGGGGTTTTAGTAGAAGTAGTGCCGTACCAACAAGAGGCTTACTTAATGAAGTTAGAAAATCAAGATTATGAAATAGCTATATATAGTGTTCTTTTTGATGAAAAGTATTTAATTTATAATTTGGGAAAAGTAATGGTGCATGATATAGGTGATCAAGATATGTATAATGCATCTTTACCATTTTTAGAGATTTTAAAAGATGAAGAAGAAAAGGAAAATAGAGATAAAATATATGATAAAATTGTTTTTTTAATATCTAAAAATATACCGTATATTCCATTGATACATAGAGAAAAAATTGCTGTAGAAAATGGGAAATCAAATATATTGCTGAAATAA
- a CDS encoding HD domain-containing phosphohydrolase: protein MKKIILLYLMLVSCSIFSKDNINITIPSNTTDMYLYKDLEKGEYQGVYIDIFADVLKNKNISINLDGEDSDVVLRTIETLDGKRVYDYFDTPMIYRVGVVVNKNSTLSNLGNVKNLKVAYIPNQHGLKEFKERYNNLNLEKIEVKNLDEGLEKLSEGEVDAFIAQDWYDKNSGETNYKLLENIRYNEQIAIKKNLKNIHKEIEETMDTIEGDSFQKLLSKNRIEFYKYLLKDTPSYEKVKESYKTIKVKLGKDKFMLPFYYEQKGIYQGLTVNITKELEQIIGVPFVFIKNGEYDMEGIAIENSEGKSKINYTKPYYEMKLSVANRKSDGFIQNISDLDKAKILVLKGDYSYTYLKNILKNSQIIEVESYEEGLEKLLSQDGEYLVGYFNILTGVISNNFLDDKIKVAGILNDSFGVSFGISKEQKELSNLIETILESFTVDKTVIDNNLLKNSIVTQNYKLILKISIPVVIFIFILIILIVKSEKNRKKAEELSFSLIEVLEMANQLNDEDTGDHVKRLGMYSTLLSEKANVPTESRENIKRFSSLHDIGKVAIPSEILKKPSKLTKDEFNKVKEHVNIGYDLVKKLKLGKVAENIVRYHHEKWDGSGYPLGLKGENIPLEARIVAVVDVYDALRQKKFHRGALSHLEALTMIENEKGKSFDPELVDIFVANNKEFEKIYEENKESLDLATEFYSAIKNNK from the coding sequence ATGAAAAAAATAATATTATTATATTTAATGTTAGTAAGTTGTAGTATTTTTTCAAAAGATAACATTAATATAACAATACCATCAAATACAACAGATATGTATTTGTATAAAGATTTAGAGAAAGGTGAATATCAAGGAGTTTATATAGATATTTTTGCAGATGTATTAAAAAATAAAAATATAAGTATAAATTTAGATGGTGAAGATAGTGACGTTGTACTAAGAACGATTGAAACTCTTGATGGGAAGAGAGTGTATGATTATTTTGATACTCCAATGATATATAGAGTAGGAGTTGTTGTTAATAAAAATTCCACACTTTCCAACTTAGGAAATGTAAAAAATTTGAAAGTAGCATATATTCCAAATCAACATGGATTAAAAGAGTTTAAAGAAAGATACAACAACTTAAATCTAGAAAAAATCGAAGTGAAAAACTTAGACGAAGGATTAGAAAAACTTTCAGAGGGAGAAGTTGATGCTTTTATAGCACAAGATTGGTATGATAAAAATTCAGGAGAAACAAATTATAAACTTTTAGAGAATATTAGATATAACGAACAAATAGCAATTAAGAAAAATTTGAAAAATATTCATAAAGAGATAGAGGAAACTATGGACACTATAGAAGGAGATAGTTTTCAAAAATTATTATCAAAAAATAGAATAGAATTTTATAAGTATTTACTAAAAGATACACCAAGTTATGAAAAAGTAAAGGAAAGCTATAAAACTATAAAAGTGAAATTAGGAAAAGATAAATTTATGTTACCTTTTTACTATGAACAAAAGGGTATTTACCAAGGATTAACAGTTAATATAACTAAAGAGTTAGAGCAAATAATAGGGGTGCCATTTGTTTTTATAAAAAATGGAGAATATGATATGGAAGGAATAGCCATTGAAAATAGTGAAGGTAAAAGTAAAATTAATTATACAAAACCATACTATGAAATGAAATTATCAGTGGCAAATAGAAAATCTGATGGGTTTATACAAAATATTTCAGATTTAGATAAAGCTAAAATATTAGTATTAAAAGGGGATTATAGCTATACTTATTTAAAAAATATACTAAAAAATAGTCAGATAATAGAAGTTGAAAGTTATGAAGAGGGATTAGAAAAGTTATTAAGTCAAGATGGTGAATATTTAGTAGGTTATTTTAATATATTGACGGGAGTAATAAGTAATAATTTTTTAGATGATAAAATTAAAGTAGCTGGAATATTAAATGATTCTTTTGGAGTTAGTTTTGGAATTTCAAAAGAACAAAAAGAGTTATCAAATTTAATAGAAACAATATTAGAAAGTTTCACTGTTGATAAAACAGTTATAGATAATAATTTGTTAAAAAATTCTATAGTTACTCAAAATTATAAATTAATTTTAAAAATATCAATACCAGTAGTAATATTTATATTTATTTTAATAATATTAATAGTTAAATCTGAAAAAAATAGAAAAAAAGCTGAAGAATTAAGTTTTTCATTAATCGAAGTTTTAGAGATGGCAAATCAACTAAATGATGAAGATACAGGAGATCATGTGAAAAGACTAGGGATGTATTCAACCCTTTTATCTGAAAAGGCAAATGTTCCTACAGAATCAAGAGAGAATATTAAAAGATTTTCTTCTTTGCATGATATAGGAAAAGTTGCAATTCCATCAGAAATTTTGAAAAAACCATCTAAATTAACTAAAGATGAATTTAATAAAGTGAAAGAACATGTAAATATAGGGTATGATCTAGTAAAAAAATTAAAACTAGGAAAAGTAGCTGAAAATATAGTTAGATATCACCATGAAAAATGGGATGGAAGTGGTTATCCTTTAGGATTGAAAGGAGAGAATATTCCGCTAGAAGCGAGAATTGTAGCTGTTGTTGATGTGTATGATGCATTGAGACAAAAGAAATTCCATAGAGGTGCACTGTCTCATTTAGAAGCCTTAACAATGATTGAAAATGAGAAAGGAAAAAGTTTTGATCCAGAACTAGTTGATATTTTTGTAGCAAATAATAAAGAATTTGAAAAGATTTATGAAGAAAATAAAGAGTCGTTAGATTTAGCAACAGAATTCTATTCTGCAATAAAAAATAATAAATAA
- the guaB gene encoding IMP dehydrogenase: protein MMNGKIIKEAITFDDVLLVPARSEVLPHEVSLKTRLTKDIELNIPVLSAAMDTVTEGDLAIALARQGGIGFIHKNMSIEDQAAEVDRVKRNESGMIKNPVTLTKDSTVWHAEEIMRRYKISGLPVIEEDGSLIGIITNRDLKYRKDMDQLVSDIMTKENLVTAPVGTTLEEAKDILLENRIEKLPIVDENGKLKGLITIKDIDNLVEYPFACKDSQGRLRVGGAVGVGADTLERVKALVEAGVDIITVDSAHGHSKGVMEKIKEIRENFPKLNIIGGNIVTAEAALDLIEAGVNAVKVGVGPGSICTTRVVAGVGVPQLSAVNDVYEVCKTRGIGVIADGGIKLSGDMVKALAAGADCVMLGGLLAGTTEAPGEEMIYEGRRYKVYVGMGSMAAMKRGSKDRYFQNDAKKLVPEGIEGRVSYKGSLKDVVFQLCGGVRAGMGYCGTSTIEDLKVHGKFVKITGAGLKESHPHDIIITKEAPNYSK, encoded by the coding sequence ATGATGAATGGAAAAATAATAAAAGAAGCAATAACTTTTGATGACGTGCTATTAGTTCCAGCGAGATCAGAGGTATTACCGCATGAAGTGAGTTTAAAAACAAGACTTACAAAGGATATCGAATTGAATATTCCAGTTTTAAGTGCAGCGATGGATACAGTAACAGAAGGAGACTTAGCAATAGCTTTAGCAAGACAAGGTGGAATTGGATTTATACATAAAAATATGAGTATAGAAGATCAAGCTGCTGAAGTAGACAGAGTAAAAAGAAATGAAAGCGGAATGATAAAAAATCCAGTAACTTTAACTAAAGATTCTACAGTATGGCATGCTGAAGAGATAATGAGAAGATATAAAATATCAGGATTACCAGTAATTGAAGAAGATGGGTCATTGATTGGTATCATAACAAATAGAGATTTGAAGTATAGAAAAGATATGGATCAATTAGTAAGTGACATAATGACAAAAGAAAATTTAGTAACAGCACCTGTTGGAACAACATTAGAAGAAGCAAAAGATATATTATTAGAAAATAGAATAGAGAAATTACCAATAGTTGACGAAAATGGAAAGTTAAAAGGACTAATAACAATAAAAGATATTGATAATTTAGTAGAGTATCCATTTGCATGTAAAGATTCTCAAGGAAGATTAAGAGTTGGTGGAGCAGTTGGTGTTGGAGCAGATACTTTAGAAAGAGTAAAAGCTCTAGTAGAAGCTGGTGTAGATATAATAACTGTAGATTCAGCACATGGTCATTCAAAAGGTGTTATGGAAAAAATAAAAGAGATTAGAGAAAATTTTCCTAAGTTAAACATAATTGGTGGAAATATAGTAACTGCAGAAGCAGCTTTAGATTTAATAGAAGCTGGAGTAAATGCTGTTAAAGTAGGAGTAGGACCAGGATCTATTTGTACAACGAGAGTTGTAGCTGGAGTAGGTGTTCCTCAATTATCAGCAGTTAATGATGTATATGAAGTTTGTAAAACAAGAGGGATTGGTGTTATAGCAGATGGTGGAATAAAACTATCTGGAGACATGGTAAAAGCTTTAGCGGCAGGAGCAGATTGTGTAATGTTAGGAGGATTATTAGCAGGAACAACTGAAGCCCCTGGAGAAGAGATGATATATGAGGGAAGAAGATATAAAGTATATGTAGGAATGGGTTCAATGGCAGCAATGAAAAGAGGATCGAAAGATAGATATTTCCAAAATGATGCTAAAAAATTAGTTCCTGAAGGAATAGAGGGAAGAGTTTCGTATAAGGGAAGTTTGAAAGATGTTGTTTTCCAACTTTGTGGAGGAGTGAGAGCTGGAATGGGATATTGTGGAACATCAACAATTGAAGATTTAAAAGTTCATGGAAAATTTGTAAAAATTACAGGAGCAGGATTAAAAGAGAGTCATCCACACGATATTATTATAACTAAAGAGGCTCCAAACTATTCTAAATAG